AAAGTACTGGGTATCTTTGAAATCTTAGGTAGGTAAATGCTGCAGCATTTGATCTAAGtgatttgtttggattttttttcttctctctttcagtttgTGGGAGATATCTGAAAGCTACTTTAAATACCCAATTGTGGAGCAGTACTTGAAGACAAAGAAGAATTCCAGATGCTTGATAATTAAATACGTTATCTGCCGTTTACTCACTCTCCTGATTATATTCATTGCATGCCTCTATCTGGGTTACTACATTAGCCTCTCCTCTTTGAGTGATGAGTTTCTTTGCACTATCAAAACTGGGATCTTAAAGAATGACACAGCTGTTCCAGAAGTGGTTCAGTGCAAGCTTATTGCTGTTGGTGTCTTCAAGGTACTCAGCTCTATCAACCTGATAGTCTATCTTCTTGTGATGCCCCTGGTAGTGTATGCAATGTTTGTTCCATGGAGATGGAATTCAGGTGTACTCAAAGTGTATGAAATCCTGCCAACCTTCGATGTTCTGAAACTCAAGTCAAAGTGTTTTGATGACTTAAGCCTTTACCTCCTGTTTCTTGAGGAAAATGTGAGTGAACTTAAATCGTTTAAATGCCTCAAAGTGCTGGAGAACATTGCAGTTTCTGAGAAGTTTGATGTCATGCAACTCTTGGTAAATCTTGGTACTATTAAGACAGATACTGTAGATGGGAAGCCAGGTCCAGCCGTATTGGAGAAGCCTGAAGAAACATCTACGGAAGAGCTGGAAAAAAGTGCAACAGAGCTACGAGGTAAGGTGACCtgatctttctttaaaaagaaaattcaaagaaacaccacaaaaataGCTCATCCAAACCTGGTGGTGTAGAGAGATAAGCAATCCATTAAACCAAAAATTCATTTATGCAGAACAAAGCTGATTTCATCTGGATGTGTATTCCTACCAAAACCATTTTTATATGTTCTACAAGAAAATGGAGTTGCTCAGACCTTGCTATATTGTCTGCTCTATAACTGCTCTATATGCTCTATATACTCTATATGCTGTATATACTGCTTTAGCAGTAAGAGGCTTCAGCTTTCTGAACTTGAACTCCTTAAGACCACCTGCATCATAGTAGTAGAGCGCTAAATGGGTCTACAGTAGGTTGTGTTTGAAGAAGCTCTAGTGAGAAGGCTGACGTTTTCAGcacatttgtttttcagagattAGCTCAAAAGAGAAGTAACTgctgtttgtatttttcattcaggCTTTGGCAGAAAACTTTGaggaatgtgaaaaaaaaaaaggctgatgCTCAGAAATGCCACTGGTGGAGgaacagaaaatgtcaaaagaaGGGAAGTAGGACTGGGGCCAGTGAACATGATTCTGTACCTTCTaacacagagagaaaggaagatttaTTGTCAAGTGTTTTTTGCCAAACTGGCCTGAGTTGATCTCGACTGGTACAGTTGTTCTTTGAATGTTCCCACCAGTTTTACGTAGCTGGTTCTAAGCAATCACTTTTACATGAGTCTTAGATTCTGTGGTCTGCATGCTGCTTCTTCACAAACGTCTTTACTCATGGAAGCAACACTGCTTTAAAACATTTAGCAGCTGACCTGAGTAGTGGAGCACAATGCTGAGGGCAAGTTAAAGAACTGTTTCAAAGGTAGGAAAATACTAAATCTAATTTCTCTTCAGAAA
This genomic window from Phaenicophaeus curvirostris isolate KB17595 chromosome 1, BPBGC_Pcur_1.0, whole genome shotgun sequence contains:
- the PANX1 gene encoding pannexin-1 isoform X1; the encoded protein is MAIAHIASEYVFSDFLLKEPPETRYKGLRLELAVDKIVTCVAVGLPLLLISLAFAQEVSIGTQISCFAPGSFSWRQAAYVDAYCWAAVQHKQPSQNDLENISLWLHKFFPYIQLLVAILLYLPCLFWRFTAAPHLSSDLKFIMEELDKAYNRAIKAANSIRSGDHRDPTNLVPAVNENLTQSLWEISESYFKYPIVEQYLKTKKNSRCLIIKYVICRLLTLLIIFIACLYLGYYISLSSLSDEFLCTIKTGILKNDTAVPEVVQCKLIAVGVFKVLSSINLIVYLLVMPLVVYAMFVPWRWNSGVLKVYEILPTFDVLKLKSKCFDDLSLYLLFLEENVSELKSFKCLKVLENIAVSEKFDVMQLLVNLGTIKTDTVDGKPGPAVLEKPEETSTEELEKSATELRVLTDHDASGNASTREDKKLRQRLIDSSC
- the PANX1 gene encoding pannexin-1 isoform X2, coding for MAIAHIASEYVFSDFLLKEPPETRYKGLRLELAVDKIVTCVAVGLPLLLISLAFAQEVSIGTQISCFAPGSFSWRQAAYVDAYCWAAVQHKQPSQNDLENISLWLHKFFPYIQLLVAILLYLPCLFWRFTAAPHLSSDLKFIMEELDKAYNRAIKAANSIRSGDHRDPTNLVPAVNENLTQSLWEISESYFKYPIVEQYLKTKKNSRCLIIKYVICRLLTLLIIFIACLYLGYYISLSSLSDEFLCTIKTGILKNDTAVPEVVQCKLIAVGVFKVLSSINLIVYLLVMPLVVYAMFVPWRWNSGVLKVYEILPTFDVLKLKSKCFDDLSLYLLFLEENVSELKSFKCLKVLENIAVSEKFDVMQLLVNLGTIKTDTVDGKPGPAVLEKPEETSTEELEKSATELRDLLQKTE